A DNA window from Corvus hawaiiensis isolate bCorHaw1 chromosome 11, bCorHaw1.pri.cur, whole genome shotgun sequence contains the following coding sequences:
- the LSM3 gene encoding U6 snRNA-associated Sm-like protein LSm3 produces the protein MADEVDQQQTTNTVEEPLDLIRLSLDERIYVKMRNDRELRGRLHAYDQHLNMILGDVEETVTTIEIDEETYEEIYKSTKRNIPMLFVRGDGVVLVAPPLRVG, from the exons ATGGCGGATGAGGTGGACCAG caACAAACAACAAATACTGTAGAGGAGCCACTTGATCTCATCAGACTCAGTCTAGATGAGCGAATCTATGTCAAaatgagaaatgacagagaGCTTAGAGGCAGATTACAC GCATATGATCAGCACTTAAATATGATTTTGGGTGATGTGGAAGAAACTGTGACTACAATAGAAATTGATGAAGAAACCTATGAAGAAATTTATAAA TCTACCAAAAGGAATATTCCAATGCTCTTTGTCAGAGGGGATGGTGTTGTGCTTGTAGCTCCCCCGTTGAGAGTTGGTTGA
- the XPC gene encoding DNA repair protein complementing XP-C cells isoform X3 — translation MARPLPFPSLRPREAGPGPARAGSSMGRKRRAAPWPVAGKKRRSGGLREEDEDEEDEEEGAYDFEKKKPSVKKNSKAPARKKEEDCDTGVSNSAKTSKPSKQKEAKSQIKESKRNGRNKENCIKEETCSDSLKCPQKEMKTESPVKKEMDEDNTDDGGDDDDESEDEWEDVEELQEPATDKLEEAAVLPSVGLPRNPVEIEIETPEQMKKRERREKRKAEFEMYLRRMMKRFSKEVREDTHKVHLLCLLANGFYRNRICSQPDLLAVGLSIVPARFTQVPAGHMGLVYLSNLVKWFVGTFTVNDELSTEKGEPLQSTLERRFAIYAAQDDEELVHIFLIILRALQLLCRLVLSFQPIPLKETRPKGKSSSKRLSHSSTSEGQESSATTPKAGAKKCPCRKTKQDEKSSESKEDKKEPKKPKTAQTERTHRSKLTKGSQEQKESNNESSLAEKDVPVRPKNDRRRRVASKVCYKEESGSDDGSGSNFEISEESELSDEDFETVPKRRRSSLAPQNSKVTTIKSPKTETSESRLSKSSCGAEPKPAKSTTPALPQAQRKRSKIISSDEDDGQQEVRKAMGTDQWLEVFLEPEDKWVCVDCVHGSVGQPQLCFAHATKPLFYVVGFDNNGSVRDVTQRYDPAWMTSTRKSRVDPEWWEETLQPYESPDVERDRKEENEFQVKLQDQPLPTAIGEYKNHPLYALKRHLLKYQAIYPETAAILGYCRGEAVYSRDCIHTLHSRDTWLKQARVVRVGEMPYKENLKPLSAYCDIPGLVVVFADGEGIFQPGEEGTPGRAGEPGPGGPGAVWPLADRGVSASHSSGWKGSSE, via the exons ATGGCCCggccccttcccttcccttcccttcggCCGCGCGAGGCCGGGCCGGGACCTGCCCGCGCCGGCAGCAGCATGGGTAGAAAGCGCAGAGCAGCGCCCTGGCCCGTGGCCGGCAAAAAGAGGCGCTccggggggctgcgggaggaagatgaagatgaggaggacgaggaggagggtGCGT atgattttgaaaagaaaaaacccagtgtAAAGAAGAACTCAAAGGCTCCAGctaggaaaaaggaagaagattgTGATACTGGAGTTTCCAACTCAGCAAAAACTTCCAAaccttcaaaacaaaaagaggcaaaatcacaaataaaagaaagtaaaagaaatggTAGGAATAAAGAGAATTGTATCAAAGAGGAAACATGCAG TGACTCACTGAAGTGTCCTCAGAAGGAAATGAAGACAGAATCTCCTGTTAAAAAAGAGATGGATGAAGACAATACTGATGAtggtggtgatgatgatgatgaaagTGAAGATGAATGGGAGGATGTGGAAG aactCCAGGAACCTGCTACAGATAAGTTAGAAGAAGCTGCTGTTCTTCCATCAGTGGGGCTGCCAAGAAATCCCGTCGAGATTGAGATTGAAACCCCAGAGCAgatgaagaaaagagagaggag agaaaaaagaaaagctgagttTGAGATGTACCTTCGGAGAATGATGAAACGTTTCAGCAAGGAGGTTCGTGAGGACACACACAAG GTTCACCTGCTGTGTTTGTTAGCAAATGGTTTCTATAGGAACAGGATCTGCAGCCAGCCAGATCTCCTCGCCGTTGGTCTGTCCATCGTCCCCGCCCGCTTCACCCAAGTGCCCGCAGGCCACATGGGCCTCGTTTACCTTTCCAACTTGGTGAAATG GTTTGTTGGAACCTTCACTGTCAATGATGAGCTTTCCACTGAAAAAGGAGAGCCCCTTCAGTCAACACTGGAGAGGAGGTTTGCCATCTATGCTGCACAGGATGATGAGGAGCTGGTTCAT atatttttaattattctgcGAGCATTACAGCTGCTGTGTCGCCTCGTGCTGTCTTTTCAGCCTATTCCTCTCAAGGAGACAAGACCAAAG GGAAAGAGCTCATCCAAGAGGCTGTctcacagcagcacctctgaGGGGCAGGAGAGTTCTGCCACAACACCCAAAGCTGGGGCAAAAAAATGTCCCTGCAGAAAAACCAAGCAGGACGAGAAATCCTCAGAGAGCAAAGAAGACAAGAAGGAGccaaagaaacccaaaactgCGCAGACTGAAAGGACACACAGGTCAAAGCTGACTAAAGGCAGCCAGGAACAGAAGGAATCAAATAATGAGAGCAGTTTAGCAGAAAAGGATGTGCCAGTCAGGCCCAAGAACGACCGCCGGAGACGAGTGGCCTCCAAGGTGTGTTACAAGGAAGAGAGTGGAAGTGATGATGGCAGTGGTTCAAACTTTGAGATTTCAGAGGAGAGTGAACTCTCTGATGAGGATTTTGAAACTGTCCCTAAAAGGCGGAGGAGCTCACTGGCCCCCCAGAATTCAAAGGTGACAActataaaaagccccaaaactgAGACTTCAGAATCAAGGCTGTCAAAAAGTTCGTGTGGAGCTGAGCCTAAGCCAGCAAAAAGTACAACTCCAGCCTTGCCTCAagcacagaggaagagaagcaaaataatttctagtGATGAGGATGATGGACAGCAGGAGGTGAGGAAAGCAATGGGCACAGACCAGTGGCTGGAGGTTTTCCTTGAGCCTGAGGACAAATGGGTTTGTGTAGACTGTGTTCATGGCAGTGTGggccagccccagctgtgctTCGCACATGCCACAAAGCCGCTGTTCTACGTTGTGGGGTTTGACAACAATGGGAGTGTCAGGGATGTGACACAAAGATACGATCCAGCGTGGATGACCTCAACAAGGAAGAGCCGTGTGGACCCTGAGTGGTGGGAAGAGACACTGCAGCCATATGAAAGTCCTGATGTGGAGAGagacaggaaggaagaaaatgag TTTCAAGTGAAGCTTCAAGATCAACCTCTACCAACAGCAATTGGAGAGTACAAAAACCACCCTCTCTATGCACTGAAGAGGCACCTCTTGAAATACCAGGCCATCTATCCTGAGACAGCTGCTATCTTGGGCTACTGCAGAGGAGAGGCTGTCTACTCCAG AGACTGCATACACACACTGCACTCCAGGGACACTTGGCTGAAGCAAGCTCGAGTGGTGAGGGTTGGAGAAATGCCTTACAAG GAAAACCTGAAACCACTGTCAGCTTATTGTGATATTCCAGGCCTGGTTGTCGTATTTGCAGATGGTGAAGGGATTTTCCAACCGGGCGAGGAAGGCACGCCTGGCAGAGCCGGCGAACCGGGACCGGGAGGACCTGGCGCTGTTTGGCCACTGGCAGACAGAGGAGTATCAGCCTCCCATAGCAGTGGATGGAAAG GTTCCTCGGAATGA
- the XPC gene encoding DNA repair protein complementing XP-C cells isoform X1, whose product MGRKRRAAPWPVAGKKRRSGGLREEDEDEEDEEEGAYDFEKKKPSVKKNSKAPARKKEEDCDTGVSNSAKTSKPSKQKEAKSQIKESKRNGRNKENCIKEETCSDSLKCPQKEMKTESPVKKEMDEDNTDDGGDDDDESEDEWEDVEELQEPATDKLEEAAVLPSVGLPRNPVEIEIETPEQMKKRERREKRKAEFEMYLRRMMKRFSKEVREDTHKVHLLCLLANGFYRNRICSQPDLLAVGLSIVPARFTQVPAGHMGLVYLSNLVKWFVGTFTVNDELSTEKGEPLQSTLERRFAIYAAQDDEELVHIFLIILRALQLLCRLVLSFQPIPLKETRPKGKSSSKRLSHSSTSEGQESSATTPKAGAKKCPCRKTKQDEKSSESKEDKKEPKKPKTAQTERTHRSKLTKGSQEQKESNNESSLAEKDVPVRPKNDRRRRVASKVCYKEESGSDDGSGSNFEISEESELSDEDFETVPKRRRSSLAPQNSKVTTIKSPKTETSESRLSKSSCGAEPKPAKSTTPALPQAQRKRSKIISSDEDDGQQEVRKAMGTDQWLEVFLEPEDKWVCVDCVHGSVGQPQLCFAHATKPLFYVVGFDNNGSVRDVTQRYDPAWMTSTRKSRVDPEWWEETLQPYESPDVERDRKEENEFQVKLQDQPLPTAIGEYKNHPLYALKRHLLKYQAIYPETAAILGYCRGEAVYSRDCIHTLHSRDTWLKQARVVRVGEMPYKMVKGFSNRARKARLAEPANRDREDLALFGHWQTEEYQPPIAVDGKVPRNEYGNVYLFLPSMLPVGCVQLKLPNLNRVARKLNIDCAQAITGFDFHGGYSHPVTDGYVVCEEYKEVLVAAWENEQAEIEKKEKEKREKRALGNWKLLTKGLLIRERLKQRYSIKTEPSAPETEKGGGFSSDEEGAPSSESAVGNTAIYWPQNRQLEKQEEKTTKKSKREKRGEAAQLFPFEKL is encoded by the exons ATGGGTAGAAAGCGCAGAGCAGCGCCCTGGCCCGTGGCCGGCAAAAAGAGGCGCTccggggggctgcgggaggaagatgaagatgaggaggacgaggaggagggtGCGT atgattttgaaaagaaaaaacccagtgtAAAGAAGAACTCAAAGGCTCCAGctaggaaaaaggaagaagattgTGATACTGGAGTTTCCAACTCAGCAAAAACTTCCAAaccttcaaaacaaaaagaggcaaaatcacaaataaaagaaagtaaaagaaatggTAGGAATAAAGAGAATTGTATCAAAGAGGAAACATGCAG TGACTCACTGAAGTGTCCTCAGAAGGAAATGAAGACAGAATCTCCTGTTAAAAAAGAGATGGATGAAGACAATACTGATGAtggtggtgatgatgatgatgaaagTGAAGATGAATGGGAGGATGTGGAAG aactCCAGGAACCTGCTACAGATAAGTTAGAAGAAGCTGCTGTTCTTCCATCAGTGGGGCTGCCAAGAAATCCCGTCGAGATTGAGATTGAAACCCCAGAGCAgatgaagaaaagagagaggag agaaaaaagaaaagctgagttTGAGATGTACCTTCGGAGAATGATGAAACGTTTCAGCAAGGAGGTTCGTGAGGACACACACAAG GTTCACCTGCTGTGTTTGTTAGCAAATGGTTTCTATAGGAACAGGATCTGCAGCCAGCCAGATCTCCTCGCCGTTGGTCTGTCCATCGTCCCCGCCCGCTTCACCCAAGTGCCCGCAGGCCACATGGGCCTCGTTTACCTTTCCAACTTGGTGAAATG GTTTGTTGGAACCTTCACTGTCAATGATGAGCTTTCCACTGAAAAAGGAGAGCCCCTTCAGTCAACACTGGAGAGGAGGTTTGCCATCTATGCTGCACAGGATGATGAGGAGCTGGTTCAT atatttttaattattctgcGAGCATTACAGCTGCTGTGTCGCCTCGTGCTGTCTTTTCAGCCTATTCCTCTCAAGGAGACAAGACCAAAG GGAAAGAGCTCATCCAAGAGGCTGTctcacagcagcacctctgaGGGGCAGGAGAGTTCTGCCACAACACCCAAAGCTGGGGCAAAAAAATGTCCCTGCAGAAAAACCAAGCAGGACGAGAAATCCTCAGAGAGCAAAGAAGACAAGAAGGAGccaaagaaacccaaaactgCGCAGACTGAAAGGACACACAGGTCAAAGCTGACTAAAGGCAGCCAGGAACAGAAGGAATCAAATAATGAGAGCAGTTTAGCAGAAAAGGATGTGCCAGTCAGGCCCAAGAACGACCGCCGGAGACGAGTGGCCTCCAAGGTGTGTTACAAGGAAGAGAGTGGAAGTGATGATGGCAGTGGTTCAAACTTTGAGATTTCAGAGGAGAGTGAACTCTCTGATGAGGATTTTGAAACTGTCCCTAAAAGGCGGAGGAGCTCACTGGCCCCCCAGAATTCAAAGGTGACAActataaaaagccccaaaactgAGACTTCAGAATCAAGGCTGTCAAAAAGTTCGTGTGGAGCTGAGCCTAAGCCAGCAAAAAGTACAACTCCAGCCTTGCCTCAagcacagaggaagagaagcaaaataatttctagtGATGAGGATGATGGACAGCAGGAGGTGAGGAAAGCAATGGGCACAGACCAGTGGCTGGAGGTTTTCCTTGAGCCTGAGGACAAATGGGTTTGTGTAGACTGTGTTCATGGCAGTGTGggccagccccagctgtgctTCGCACATGCCACAAAGCCGCTGTTCTACGTTGTGGGGTTTGACAACAATGGGAGTGTCAGGGATGTGACACAAAGATACGATCCAGCGTGGATGACCTCAACAAGGAAGAGCCGTGTGGACCCTGAGTGGTGGGAAGAGACACTGCAGCCATATGAAAGTCCTGATGTGGAGAGagacaggaaggaagaaaatgag TTTCAAGTGAAGCTTCAAGATCAACCTCTACCAACAGCAATTGGAGAGTACAAAAACCACCCTCTCTATGCACTGAAGAGGCACCTCTTGAAATACCAGGCCATCTATCCTGAGACAGCTGCTATCTTGGGCTACTGCAGAGGAGAGGCTGTCTACTCCAG AGACTGCATACACACACTGCACTCCAGGGACACTTGGCTGAAGCAAGCTCGAGTGGTGAGGGTTGGAGAAATGCCTTACAAG ATGGTGAAGGGATTTTCCAACCGGGCGAGGAAGGCACGCCTGGCAGAGCCGGCGAACCGGGACCGGGAGGACCTGGCGCTGTTTGGCCACTGGCAGACAGAGGAGTATCAGCCTCCCATAGCAGTGGATGGAAAG GTTCCTCGGAATGAATATGGAAATGTGTATCTCTTCCTGCCATCCATGTTACCTGTTGGCTGCGTGCAGCTGAAACTTCCAAACCTGAACAGAGTGGCACGGAAGTTGAACATTGACTGTGCTCAAGCCATCACTGGATTTGATTTTCACGGTGGCTACTCGCACCCAGT TACTGATGGGTATGTGGTGTGTGAGGAGTATAAAGAGGTCCTTGTTGCTGCCTGGGAGAATGAACaagcagaaatagaaaagaaggagaaggag AAGCGTGAGAAAAGAGCTTTAGGGAATTGGAAGCTGCTGACAAAAGGACTTCTCATCAGAGAGAGACTGAAGCAACGCTACTCCATCAAG ACTGAGCCATCAGCACCTGAGACAGAGAAAGGAGGGGGATTCTCTTCTGATGAAGAAGGAGCTCCAAGCTCCGAGAGCGCAGTGGGGAACACAGCCATTTATTGGCCCCAAAATCGCCAGCTAgagaaacaagaagagaaaacaaccaaaaagaGCAAGcgagaaaagagaggagaagcagctcagTTGTTCCCATTTGAGAAATTGTGA
- the XPC gene encoding DNA repair protein complementing XP-C cells isoform X2, with translation MGRKRRAAPWPVAGKKRRSGGLREEDEDEEDEEEDDFEKKKPSVKKNSKAPARKKEEDCDTGVSNSAKTSKPSKQKEAKSQIKESKRNGRNKENCIKEETCSDSLKCPQKEMKTESPVKKEMDEDNTDDGGDDDDESEDEWEDVEELQEPATDKLEEAAVLPSVGLPRNPVEIEIETPEQMKKRERREKRKAEFEMYLRRMMKRFSKEVREDTHKVHLLCLLANGFYRNRICSQPDLLAVGLSIVPARFTQVPAGHMGLVYLSNLVKWFVGTFTVNDELSTEKGEPLQSTLERRFAIYAAQDDEELVHIFLIILRALQLLCRLVLSFQPIPLKETRPKGKSSSKRLSHSSTSEGQESSATTPKAGAKKCPCRKTKQDEKSSESKEDKKEPKKPKTAQTERTHRSKLTKGSQEQKESNNESSLAEKDVPVRPKNDRRRRVASKVCYKEESGSDDGSGSNFEISEESELSDEDFETVPKRRRSSLAPQNSKVTTIKSPKTETSESRLSKSSCGAEPKPAKSTTPALPQAQRKRSKIISSDEDDGQQEVRKAMGTDQWLEVFLEPEDKWVCVDCVHGSVGQPQLCFAHATKPLFYVVGFDNNGSVRDVTQRYDPAWMTSTRKSRVDPEWWEETLQPYESPDVERDRKEENEFQVKLQDQPLPTAIGEYKNHPLYALKRHLLKYQAIYPETAAILGYCRGEAVYSRDCIHTLHSRDTWLKQARVVRVGEMPYKMVKGFSNRARKARLAEPANRDREDLALFGHWQTEEYQPPIAVDGKVPRNEYGNVYLFLPSMLPVGCVQLKLPNLNRVARKLNIDCAQAITGFDFHGGYSHPVTDGYVVCEEYKEVLVAAWENEQAEIEKKEKEKREKRALGNWKLLTKGLLIRERLKQRYSIKTEPSAPETEKGGGFSSDEEGAPSSESAVGNTAIYWPQNRQLEKQEEKTTKKSKREKRGEAAQLFPFEKL, from the exons ATGGGTAGAAAGCGCAGAGCAGCGCCCTGGCCCGTGGCCGGCAAAAAGAGGCGCTccggggggctgcgggaggaagatgaagatgaggaggacgaggaggagg atgattttgaaaagaaaaaacccagtgtAAAGAAGAACTCAAAGGCTCCAGctaggaaaaaggaagaagattgTGATACTGGAGTTTCCAACTCAGCAAAAACTTCCAAaccttcaaaacaaaaagaggcaaaatcacaaataaaagaaagtaaaagaaatggTAGGAATAAAGAGAATTGTATCAAAGAGGAAACATGCAG TGACTCACTGAAGTGTCCTCAGAAGGAAATGAAGACAGAATCTCCTGTTAAAAAAGAGATGGATGAAGACAATACTGATGAtggtggtgatgatgatgatgaaagTGAAGATGAATGGGAGGATGTGGAAG aactCCAGGAACCTGCTACAGATAAGTTAGAAGAAGCTGCTGTTCTTCCATCAGTGGGGCTGCCAAGAAATCCCGTCGAGATTGAGATTGAAACCCCAGAGCAgatgaagaaaagagagaggag agaaaaaagaaaagctgagttTGAGATGTACCTTCGGAGAATGATGAAACGTTTCAGCAAGGAGGTTCGTGAGGACACACACAAG GTTCACCTGCTGTGTTTGTTAGCAAATGGTTTCTATAGGAACAGGATCTGCAGCCAGCCAGATCTCCTCGCCGTTGGTCTGTCCATCGTCCCCGCCCGCTTCACCCAAGTGCCCGCAGGCCACATGGGCCTCGTTTACCTTTCCAACTTGGTGAAATG GTTTGTTGGAACCTTCACTGTCAATGATGAGCTTTCCACTGAAAAAGGAGAGCCCCTTCAGTCAACACTGGAGAGGAGGTTTGCCATCTATGCTGCACAGGATGATGAGGAGCTGGTTCAT atatttttaattattctgcGAGCATTACAGCTGCTGTGTCGCCTCGTGCTGTCTTTTCAGCCTATTCCTCTCAAGGAGACAAGACCAAAG GGAAAGAGCTCATCCAAGAGGCTGTctcacagcagcacctctgaGGGGCAGGAGAGTTCTGCCACAACACCCAAAGCTGGGGCAAAAAAATGTCCCTGCAGAAAAACCAAGCAGGACGAGAAATCCTCAGAGAGCAAAGAAGACAAGAAGGAGccaaagaaacccaaaactgCGCAGACTGAAAGGACACACAGGTCAAAGCTGACTAAAGGCAGCCAGGAACAGAAGGAATCAAATAATGAGAGCAGTTTAGCAGAAAAGGATGTGCCAGTCAGGCCCAAGAACGACCGCCGGAGACGAGTGGCCTCCAAGGTGTGTTACAAGGAAGAGAGTGGAAGTGATGATGGCAGTGGTTCAAACTTTGAGATTTCAGAGGAGAGTGAACTCTCTGATGAGGATTTTGAAACTGTCCCTAAAAGGCGGAGGAGCTCACTGGCCCCCCAGAATTCAAAGGTGACAActataaaaagccccaaaactgAGACTTCAGAATCAAGGCTGTCAAAAAGTTCGTGTGGAGCTGAGCCTAAGCCAGCAAAAAGTACAACTCCAGCCTTGCCTCAagcacagaggaagagaagcaaaataatttctagtGATGAGGATGATGGACAGCAGGAGGTGAGGAAAGCAATGGGCACAGACCAGTGGCTGGAGGTTTTCCTTGAGCCTGAGGACAAATGGGTTTGTGTAGACTGTGTTCATGGCAGTGTGggccagccccagctgtgctTCGCACATGCCACAAAGCCGCTGTTCTACGTTGTGGGGTTTGACAACAATGGGAGTGTCAGGGATGTGACACAAAGATACGATCCAGCGTGGATGACCTCAACAAGGAAGAGCCGTGTGGACCCTGAGTGGTGGGAAGAGACACTGCAGCCATATGAAAGTCCTGATGTGGAGAGagacaggaaggaagaaaatgag TTTCAAGTGAAGCTTCAAGATCAACCTCTACCAACAGCAATTGGAGAGTACAAAAACCACCCTCTCTATGCACTGAAGAGGCACCTCTTGAAATACCAGGCCATCTATCCTGAGACAGCTGCTATCTTGGGCTACTGCAGAGGAGAGGCTGTCTACTCCAG AGACTGCATACACACACTGCACTCCAGGGACACTTGGCTGAAGCAAGCTCGAGTGGTGAGGGTTGGAGAAATGCCTTACAAG ATGGTGAAGGGATTTTCCAACCGGGCGAGGAAGGCACGCCTGGCAGAGCCGGCGAACCGGGACCGGGAGGACCTGGCGCTGTTTGGCCACTGGCAGACAGAGGAGTATCAGCCTCCCATAGCAGTGGATGGAAAG GTTCCTCGGAATGAATATGGAAATGTGTATCTCTTCCTGCCATCCATGTTACCTGTTGGCTGCGTGCAGCTGAAACTTCCAAACCTGAACAGAGTGGCACGGAAGTTGAACATTGACTGTGCTCAAGCCATCACTGGATTTGATTTTCACGGTGGCTACTCGCACCCAGT TACTGATGGGTATGTGGTGTGTGAGGAGTATAAAGAGGTCCTTGTTGCTGCCTGGGAGAATGAACaagcagaaatagaaaagaaggagaaggag AAGCGTGAGAAAAGAGCTTTAGGGAATTGGAAGCTGCTGACAAAAGGACTTCTCATCAGAGAGAGACTGAAGCAACGCTACTCCATCAAG ACTGAGCCATCAGCACCTGAGACAGAGAAAGGAGGGGGATTCTCTTCTGATGAAGAAGGAGCTCCAAGCTCCGAGAGCGCAGTGGGGAACACAGCCATTTATTGGCCCCAAAATCGCCAGCTAgagaaacaagaagagaaaacaaccaaaaagaGCAAGcgagaaaagagaggagaagcagctcagTTGTTCCCATTTGAGAAATTGTGA
- the TMEM43 gene encoding transmembrane protein 43, whose product MSRNFSDTGSRKEHVKITSEPKPGFLERLSETSGGMLIGLAAFLLSFYLLFTNEGRALRTAKSLDEGLSLVVRLDSIHSISQQNEGRLVHLAGALSTSKPLFDPSYGLSIQAVKLKRNVEMYQWVEYEDSKEYEENGEIKKETKYSYNTEWKSEVVNSRNFDREIGHKNPSAMAVESFTAVSPNVQVGSFVLSKGLVDKIDDFKQLSLSHLDDPHADVTRGGDYFYHSDNPRRPEVGDLRVSFFYAGLSGDDPYLGTAAKVTVIARQRGDQLVPYHTKSGDVLEILYPGDLSVEEVFQKEHESNTVKTWALRAAGWLSMFVGISLMTRIFYTLVDWFPVVRDLVNVGLKAFALCLASSLSLLTISVGWLFYRPLWALLLALLSIVPIAVARSRVPPKKQQ is encoded by the exons ATGTCGAGGAAT TTCTCTGACACAGGCAGCAGAAAAGAGCATGTTAAAATTACAAGTGAACCCAAACCAGGGTTCCTGGAGCGGCTCAGTGAGACTTCTGGAGGCATGTTGATTGGACTTGCGgcatttcttctgtctttctaCCTTCTTTTCACCAATGAA GGACGAGCTTTAAGGACAGCCAAGTCTCTCGATGAGGGGCTTTCTCTTGTGGTTCGTCTTGACAGCATCCACAGTATCTCTCAGCAGAATGAGGGGAGACTGGTGCACTTGGCTGGTGCTCTGAGTACATCTAAG CCTTTGTTTGACCCCAGCTATGGGCTCTCCATTCAAGCTGTCAAACTTAAGCGTAACGTGGAAATGTACCAGTGGGTAGAATATGAAGATTCCAA GGAATATGAAGAGAATGGGGAGATTAAGAAAGAGACAAAGTATTCATACA ATACAGAGTGGAAATCAGAAGTTGTGAACAGCAGAAACTTTGATCGAGAAATTGGACACAAAAACCCGAG TGCCATGGCTGTGGAGTCTTTCACTGCTGTTTCTCCTAACGTCCAGGTTGGCAGCTTTGTTCTTTCCAAGG GTCTCGTGGATAAAATTGATGATTTCAAGCAGTTGAGCTTGTCACACCTGGATGATCCCCATGCTGACGTTACCCGAGGAGGAGATTACTTTTATCACAGTGACAACCCCAGGCGTCCAGAA GTGGGAGACCTTCGTGTCTCTTTCTTCTATGCAGGTCTGAGTGGAGATGATCCCTATTTGGGCACTGCTGCTAAG GTGACTGTGATTGCTCGGCAGCGAGGTGATCAGCTGGTTCCATATCATACCAAGTCTGGAGATGTTTTGGAGATTCTGTACCCTGGGGACCTCTCTGTGGAG GAGGTGTTTCAGAAGGAGCATGAGAGTAACACCGTGAAGACCTGGGCTCTCCGTGCAGCAGGCTGGCTCTCAATGTTTGTGGGCATCAGCCTGATGACCCGAATCTTTTACACATTAG TGGACTGGTTTCCTGTTGTGAGGGACCTGGTGAACGTTGGACTGAAGGCGTTTGCCCTGTGTTTGGCCAGCTCGCTGTCCCTGCTGACCATCTCCGTGGGCTGGCTCTTCTACCGCCCGCTCTGGGCCCTGCTCCTCGCGCTGCTCTCCATAGTCCCCATCGCGGTGGCCAGATCCCGTGTTCCGCCCAAGAAGCAGCAGTGA
- the CHCHD4 gene encoding mitochondrial intermembrane space import and assembly protein 40 — protein MSYCRQEGKDRIIFATKEDHETPSSAELVADDPDDPYEEQGLILPNGDINWNCPCLGGMASGPCGEQFKSAFSCFHYSTEEIKGSDCVDQFRAMQECMQKYPDLYPQEDENDEKSSKDLEAASMEAAAAKEEKGSS, from the exons ATGTCCTACTGCAGGCAGGAAG GAAAAGACAGAATAATATTTGCAACCAAGGAGGACCATGAGACACCgagcagtgctgagctggtTGCAGATGACCCAGATGACCCTTACGAAGAACAAG GTTTGATATTGCCCAATGGAGATATCAATTGGAATTGCCCATGTCTGGGTGGAATGGCTAGTGGTCCCTGTGGGGAGCAGTTCAAGTCAGCCTTTTCTTGTTTCCACTATagcacagaagaaataaagggATCAGACTGTGTGGACCAATTCCGTGCCATGCAGGAATGCATGCAAAAGTACCCAGATCTTTACCCTCAAGAGGATGAAAATGATGAGAAGTCCAGCAAAGATTTGGAAGCTGCCTCTATGGaggccgctgctgccaaagaggAGAAGGGATCCAGCTAA